A window from Azoarcus sp. DD4 encodes these proteins:
- a CDS encoding tripartite tricarboxylate transporter TctB family protein: protein MSTQARIRPGELLISLALLALGTFVVLETGGIAETQGYSQIGPRLFPYLIGTGLSVCGTWLAWQALTGGWRNVPQDDGTHAAPDRMAFVVVSAGVLLHMVLIAWAGFILASALLFVLVARGFGSTRPVRDLVLALALSTAAYFLFTHGLGLTLPAGPFGG from the coding sequence ATGAGCACGCAGGCACGCATCCGGCCCGGCGAACTGCTGATCTCGCTCGCGCTGCTGGCCCTCGGCACCTTCGTGGTGCTGGAGACCGGCGGCATTGCCGAAACCCAGGGCTATTCCCAGATCGGGCCGCGCCTATTCCCCTATCTCATCGGCACCGGCCTGAGCGTGTGCGGCACCTGGCTGGCGTGGCAGGCGCTCACCGGCGGATGGCGCAACGTGCCGCAGGACGACGGTACGCACGCCGCGCCCGACCGCATGGCCTTCGTCGTCGTCAGCGCGGGCGTGCTGCTGCACATGGTGCTGATCGCCTGGGCCGGCTTCATCCTCGCTTCGGCGCTGCTGTTCGTGCTGGTCGCGCGCGGCTTCGGCAGCACGCGGCCGGTGCGCGACCTCGTCCTGGCCCTGGCACTGAGTACCGCCGCCTATTTCCTCTTCACGCACGGACTGGGGCTGACGCTGCCCGCCGGCCCTTTCGGAGGCTGA
- a CDS encoding response regulator has product MRLLLVEDHAELAEWVAKALRHAGYALDVLDRGDHADHALRSQAYDLVILDLSLPGLDGLEVLRRLRSREQGPPTPVLVLTARGTTEERVKGLNLGADDYLPKPFELTELEARIKALLRRSGNLVPLVRIGRLEFDTTTRLASVGSAPLALTPRELAVLEALLSRVGRPVAREALFEKVFDFDAEARPEAIEIYVSRLRKKLEGSGVAINTLRGLGYLLAETPAP; this is encoded by the coding sequence ATGCGCCTGCTGCTTGTCGAGGATCATGCCGAACTCGCCGAATGGGTCGCGAAAGCCCTGCGCCACGCCGGTTATGCGCTCGACGTACTCGACCGTGGCGACCATGCCGACCACGCGCTGCGTTCGCAAGCCTACGATCTGGTCATCCTGGACCTGTCGCTCCCCGGCCTCGATGGCCTGGAGGTGCTGCGCCGCCTGCGCAGCCGCGAACAGGGGCCGCCGACCCCGGTGCTGGTGCTCACCGCGCGCGGCACCACCGAAGAGCGGGTCAAGGGTCTCAACCTGGGCGCCGACGATTATCTGCCGAAACCCTTCGAGCTGACCGAACTCGAGGCGCGCATCAAGGCGCTGCTGCGGCGCAGCGGCAACCTCGTGCCGCTAGTGCGCATAGGCCGCCTGGAGTTCGACACCACCACCCGCCTGGCCTCGGTCGGCAGCGCCCCGCTGGCGCTGACGCCGCGCGAACTCGCCGTGCTGGAGGCACTGCTGTCGCGCGTAGGGCGCCCGGTCGCGCGCGAGGCACTGTTCGAAAAGGTGTTCGATTTCGACGCCGAGGCCCGCCCGGAAGCGATCGAGATCTACGTCTCGCGCCTGCGCAAGAAGCTCGAAGGCTCCGGCGTGGCGATCAACACCCTGCGCGGGCTCGGCTACCTGCTCGCCGAGACGCCAGCCCCCTGA
- a CDS encoding ABC transporter substrate-binding protein, producing MGRIRQLLCAALALSTFAAFAQGNADRLAAAVREGGRVVVYAATDRDIVQPVLDAFEAQHPGVRIDYHDMNSAEVYRRVVAEAEQGRHEVDVVWSSAMDLQVKLVNDGYAQPYRSAETAALPAWAVWKDEAFATSYEPAAIVYSKRALGPYEVPDTHAALIRLLAEQPDRFRGRVATYDPVRAGLGLLLHSQDALANPTAFWQLARALGGRQVELHVKTAVVLDRIASGEVLIGYNLLGSYAHSRARLDPNVGVVWPRDYTLVLSRVAFVARRAPHPAAARLWLDFLLSAQGQVLLARAGLFSVREDASDAAGLRQQLGTAFRPIALGTALLAYLDQVKQRDFLREWEAAMRKP from the coding sequence ATGGGCCGGATTAGACAGCTGCTCTGCGCCGCGCTGGCGTTGAGCACGTTCGCGGCGTTCGCGCAGGGCAATGCCGACCGGCTGGCGGCGGCGGTGCGCGAGGGCGGCCGGGTGGTGGTCTATGCCGCCACCGACCGCGACATCGTGCAGCCGGTGCTCGACGCCTTCGAGGCGCAGCATCCGGGCGTGCGCATCGACTATCACGATATGAATTCCGCCGAGGTGTATCGCCGCGTGGTCGCCGAGGCCGAGCAGGGCCGGCACGAGGTCGACGTGGTGTGGAGTTCGGCCATGGACCTGCAGGTCAAGCTGGTGAACGACGGCTACGCTCAGCCCTACCGTTCCGCCGAGACCGCCGCGCTGCCGGCCTGGGCGGTGTGGAAGGACGAGGCCTTCGCCACCTCTTACGAACCTGCGGCCATCGTCTATAGCAAGCGCGCGCTCGGCCCCTACGAGGTGCCCGATACCCACGCCGCGCTGATCCGCCTGCTCGCCGAGCAGCCCGACCGCTTCCGCGGCCGCGTCGCCACCTACGACCCCGTCCGCGCCGGCCTCGGCCTGCTGCTGCACAGCCAGGACGCGCTCGCCAACCCCACCGCCTTCTGGCAGCTCGCGCGCGCGCTCGGCGGCCGCCAGGTGGAGCTGCACGTCAAGACTGCGGTAGTACTCGACCGCATTGCCAGCGGCGAGGTACTGATCGGCTACAACCTGCTCGGCTCCTACGCGCATTCGCGCGCGCGGCTCGATCCCAATGTCGGCGTGGTGTGGCCGCGCGACTACACCCTGGTGCTGAGCCGGGTGGCCTTCGTTGCGCGGCGTGCGCCGCATCCGGCGGCGGCGCGGCTTTGGCTGGACTTCCTGTTGTCGGCGCAGGGGCAGGTGCTGCTCGCCCGCGCCGGCTTGTTCTCGGTGCGCGAGGACGCCAGCGACGCCGCCGGCCTGCGCCAGCAGCTCGGCACCGCCTTCCGGCCGATCGCGCTCGGCACCGCGCTGCTGGCCTACCTCGATCAGGTCAAGCAGCGCGACTTCCTGCGCGAGTGGGAAGCCGCGATGCGCAAGCCCTGA
- a CDS encoding sensor histidine kinase — translation MPSKVRYSLRRRVGWWLLPPLLIVLAINAVLSYRSALEVVNRAYDRSLTASIKAVGERTHSLAGEIHVDIPYSAFQVFEDSAQERIFYALVAPNGKLLTGYAGLVPRELPPDTGEVRIATAQFQGEEVRIGAMRKRLYDPLLAGGDAVLIVFAETTGARTALARDLFFDSLRRQLALIGVGAVLIVIALASAFRPLLKLREAIRNRDDEDLTPVEGGNVPTEVGPLIDAINHHMERLSAMLVARRRFLADAAHQIRTPLAVLTTQAEYGLRQNDADEMRRTLASLLATIHSTRRLANQMLAMSHAEAINGIIGERAPVDLSALVREVALDLVPLALKKHIDLAYEGPDAPVTLQGNAAMLREMVANLVDNALRYGPPASQVVVAVAAWGGEAVVSICDEGPGIPEAERENVFKRFYRILGQGDTEGSGLGLAIVREICWAHRGRIALKDGAGGRGLCVEVELPLT, via the coding sequence ATGCCGTCGAAGGTCCGCTACAGCCTGCGCCGGCGGGTCGGCTGGTGGCTGCTGCCGCCGCTGCTGATCGTGCTGGCGATCAACGCGGTGCTGTCCTACCGCAGCGCGCTCGAGGTGGTCAATCGCGCCTACGACCGCTCGCTCACCGCCTCGATCAAGGCGGTCGGCGAGCGTACCCACTCGCTCGCCGGCGAGATCCATGTGGACATCCCCTATTCCGCCTTCCAGGTGTTCGAGGACAGCGCGCAGGAGCGGATCTTCTACGCCCTCGTCGCCCCCAACGGCAAACTGCTGACCGGCTACGCCGGCCTCGTGCCGCGCGAGCTGCCGCCGGACACCGGCGAGGTACGGATCGCCACCGCGCAGTTCCAGGGCGAGGAAGTGCGCATCGGCGCCATGCGCAAGCGGCTCTACGACCCGCTGCTGGCCGGCGGCGACGCGGTGCTGATCGTGTTCGCCGAAACCACCGGCGCCCGCACCGCGCTCGCGCGCGACCTCTTCTTCGACAGCCTGCGGCGCCAGCTCGCGCTGATCGGCGTCGGTGCCGTACTGATCGTGATCGCGCTGGCGTCGGCCTTCCGCCCCCTGCTCAAGCTGCGCGAGGCGATACGCAACCGAGACGACGAGGATCTGACGCCGGTCGAGGGCGGCAACGTGCCGACCGAAGTCGGCCCGCTGATCGACGCGATCAACCACCACATGGAGCGGCTGTCGGCGATGCTGGTCGCGCGCCGGCGCTTTCTCGCCGATGCCGCGCACCAGATCCGCACGCCGCTGGCAGTGCTGACCACCCAGGCCGAATACGGCCTGCGCCAGAACGATGCCGACGAGATGCGGCGCACGCTCGCCAGCCTGCTGGCGACCATCCATTCGACACGGCGGCTGGCCAACCAGATGCTGGCGATGTCACACGCCGAGGCCATCAACGGCATCATCGGCGAGCGCGCGCCGGTGGACCTGAGCGCGCTGGTCAGGGAGGTGGCCCTGGACCTGGTGCCGCTCGCGTTGAAGAAGCACATCGACCTCGCCTACGAAGGCCCGGATGCACCGGTAACGCTGCAGGGCAATGCGGCGATGCTGCGGGAGATGGTCGCGAACCTGGTGGACAACGCCCTGCGCTACGGCCCGCCGGCCTCCCAGGTCGTGGTCGCGGTGGCGGCCTGGGGCGGCGAGGCGGTCGTCAGCATTTGCGACGAGGGGCCGGGCATCCCCGAGGCCGAGCGCGAGAACGTGTTCAAGCGCTTCTACCGCATCCTCGGCCAGGGCGACACCGAGGGCAGCGGCCTCGGCCTCGCGATCGTGCGCGAGATCTGCTGGGCGCACCGCGGCCGGATCGCGTTGAAGGACGGCGCCGGCGGCCGCGGCCTGTGCGTCGAGGTGGAACTGCCGCTGACCTGA
- a CDS encoding tripartite tricarboxylate transporter permease, with protein MDTLNALLSGFAVALSLQNLLLGFVGVTLGTAVGVLPGVGPALTVALLLPATASFDPTGALIMFAGIYYGAMFGGSTTSILLNTPGESSTIVTAMEGNLMAKRGRAGPALATSAIGSFVAGTIATLLLTFVSPLAVDVALKFGPTEYFAVMVLAFVTVSAVLGASPARGLASLFLGLTIGLIGLDSQTGQARFTLGIPELLDGLDVVVVAVGLFAVGETLYVATYLNRSTDTVERMKGSIWMSKDDWKRSWKPWLRGTALGFPFGCIPAGGAEIPTFLSYAAEKKLSKHPEEFGQGAIEGVAGPEAANNASASGTLMPLLTLGLPTTATAAIILAAFQQYGLQPGPLLFDTQPELIWGLIASMYIGNVILLALNLPLVGLWVKLLTIPRPLLYAGILIFATLGAYGLRNSWFDLALLYGIGVIGFVMRRYDIPVAPVLVGMILGPLAEQQFRRALAISQGDLAIFVTQPISGAVLAVTALVVVVPPVWRRIARMRAAAIGHHNPA; from the coding sequence ATGGATACCCTGAATGCACTGCTTTCCGGCTTCGCCGTCGCGCTGAGCCTGCAGAACCTGCTGCTCGGCTTCGTCGGCGTCACGCTGGGCACCGCGGTGGGCGTGCTGCCGGGCGTCGGCCCGGCGCTGACGGTGGCGCTGCTGCTGCCGGCGACCGCAAGCTTCGACCCGACCGGCGCGCTCATCATGTTCGCCGGCATCTACTACGGCGCCATGTTCGGCGGCTCAACCACTTCGATCCTGCTCAACACGCCGGGAGAGTCCTCGACCATCGTCACCGCGATGGAAGGCAACCTGATGGCCAAGCGCGGCCGCGCCGGTCCGGCGCTGGCGACCTCGGCGATCGGCTCCTTCGTCGCCGGCACCATCGCCACGCTGCTGCTTACCTTCGTGTCGCCGCTGGCGGTGGATGTGGCGCTGAAGTTCGGCCCCACCGAGTACTTCGCGGTGATGGTGCTCGCCTTCGTCACGGTGTCGGCGGTGCTCGGCGCCTCGCCTGCGCGCGGGCTGGCCAGCCTCTTCCTCGGTCTGACCATCGGCCTGATCGGGCTGGATAGTCAGACCGGCCAGGCACGCTTCACGCTCGGCATCCCCGAACTGCTCGACGGGCTCGACGTGGTGGTGGTCGCGGTCGGACTGTTCGCGGTCGGCGAGACGCTCTACGTCGCCACCTACCTCAACCGCAGCACCGACACCGTCGAGCGGATGAAGGGTTCGATCTGGATGAGCAAGGACGACTGGAAGCGCTCGTGGAAGCCGTGGCTGCGCGGCACCGCGCTGGGCTTCCCGTTCGGCTGTATCCCGGCCGGCGGCGCCGAGATTCCGACCTTCCTGTCGTACGCGGCCGAGAAGAAGCTCAGCAAGCATCCGGAGGAATTCGGCCAGGGCGCCATCGAGGGCGTGGCCGGGCCGGAGGCCGCCAACAACGCTTCCGCCAGCGGTACGCTGATGCCGCTGCTGACCCTCGGCCTGCCGACCACGGCGACCGCCGCCATCATCCTGGCCGCCTTCCAGCAGTACGGCCTGCAGCCCGGCCCGCTGCTGTTCGACACCCAGCCCGAGCTGATCTGGGGCCTGATCGCCAGCATGTACATCGGCAACGTCATCCTGCTCGCGCTCAACCTGCCGCTGGTCGGGCTGTGGGTCAAGTTGCTGACCATCCCGCGCCCGCTGCTCTACGCCGGCATCCTGATCTTCGCCACGCTGGGTGCCTACGGTCTGCGCAATTCCTGGTTCGACCTCGCGCTGCTGTACGGCATCGGCGTGATCGGCTTCGTCATGCGCCGCTACGACATCCCGGTGGCGCCGGTGCTGGTCGGCATGATCCTCGGGCCGCTGGCGGAGCAGCAGTTCCGCCGCGCGCTGGCGATCAGCCAGGGCGATCTCGCCATCTTCGTCACTCAGCCGATCTCGGGTGCGGTGCTGGCCGTCACCGCGCTGGTCGTCGTCGTGCCGCCCGTGTGGCGCCGCATCGCGCGGATGCGCGCGGCTGCGATCGGTCATCACAACCCCGCATAA
- a CDS encoding TerC family protein, with product MFEFMMDGAFWVSVLQIIAIDILLGGDNAVVIALACRRLPEHQRNKGIAWGVVGAIGLRVVLIFFALQLLELPFLKLVGALLLLWIGVKLMQPEDEDGHGNIEGSTHLFGAIKTIVVADAVMSLDNVIAVAGAAKGDLGLVVFGIVISIPIIVWGSKFVLKLMDRFPIVITLGAALLGWIAGGMLVGDVMLKPWLEGMPGWLHYVTSAIGALFVVALGAWLARRETAAPLVELAVENAGDSAGRGE from the coding sequence GTGTTCGAATTCATGATGGACGGCGCCTTCTGGGTGTCGGTACTGCAGATCATCGCCATCGACATCCTGCTCGGCGGCGACAACGCGGTGGTGATCGCGCTGGCCTGCCGCCGGCTGCCCGAGCACCAGCGCAACAAGGGCATCGCCTGGGGCGTGGTCGGTGCCATCGGCCTGCGCGTGGTGCTGATCTTCTTTGCCCTGCAGCTGCTCGAACTGCCCTTCCTCAAGCTGGTCGGCGCGCTGCTGCTGCTGTGGATAGGCGTCAAGCTGATGCAGCCGGAGGACGAGGACGGCCACGGCAATATCGAAGGCAGCACCCACCTGTTCGGCGCGATCAAGACCATCGTCGTCGCCGACGCGGTGATGAGCCTGGACAACGTCATCGCGGTCGCCGGTGCGGCCAAGGGCGATCTCGGCCTGGTGGTGTTCGGCATCGTCATCAGCATTCCCATCATCGTCTGGGGCAGCAAGTTCGTGCTCAAGCTGATGGATCGCTTCCCCATCGTGATCACGCTCGGTGCCGCGCTGCTCGGCTGGATCGCCGGCGGCATGCTGGTCGGCGATGTCATGCTCAAGCCCTGGCTGGAAGGCATGCCGGGCTGGTTGCATTACGTGACGTCGGCCATCGGTGCGCTCTTCGTGGTCGCGCTCGGCGCCTGGCTGGCCCGGCGCGAGACGGCGGCGCCGCTGGTCGAACTCGCGGTCGAAAACGCCGGCGACAGCGCCGGGCGTGGCGAATGA
- a CDS encoding tripartite tricarboxylate transporter substrate binding protein: MFKNIFKATIVAGAIGFGVVASAPALALDSLKILVPANPGGGWDQTGRALQAALNSESVVKKVTVDNKGGAGGTIGLAQFVNGAKGDGNATIVGGMVMVGAIATNKSPVNLSQVTPLARLTGEVLVVVVPASSKIQTLKELLDQFKANPGSVAWGGGSAGGSDHILAGLIAQAVGVAPAKVNYIAYAGGGEAQAAIMGGHVAAGISGFGEFQSQIKSGKLRALAVSGAERIPGESVPTLKEQGVDVELINWRAIFGAPGITEAQQKELVAALDKAVASASWKETLKRNDWADIYLTGPEFKKFLEADIARLNKLVTDLGLVAK, from the coding sequence ATGTTCAAGAACATCTTCAAGGCGACTATCGTCGCCGGTGCGATCGGTTTCGGCGTGGTGGCGAGCGCGCCGGCGCTGGCGCTCGACAGCCTCAAGATCCTGGTGCCGGCCAACCCCGGCGGCGGCTGGGATCAGACTGGGCGGGCGTTGCAGGCGGCGCTGAACTCGGAGAGCGTGGTCAAGAAGGTCACGGTGGACAACAAGGGCGGGGCCGGCGGCACCATCGGCCTGGCCCAGTTCGTCAATGGCGCCAAGGGCGACGGCAATGCAACCATCGTCGGCGGCATGGTGATGGTGGGCGCGATCGCCACCAACAAGTCGCCGGTGAACCTCAGCCAGGTGACGCCGCTTGCGCGCCTCACCGGCGAAGTGCTGGTGGTGGTGGTGCCGGCCAGCTCCAAGATCCAGACGCTGAAGGAACTGCTCGACCAGTTCAAGGCCAACCCCGGCTCGGTGGCGTGGGGCGGCGGATCGGCCGGCGGTTCGGACCACATCCTTGCCGGGCTGATCGCGCAGGCTGTCGGTGTCGCGCCGGCCAAGGTCAATTACATCGCCTATGCCGGCGGCGGCGAAGCCCAGGCGGCCATCATGGGCGGCCACGTGGCGGCGGGCATCAGCGGCTTCGGCGAATTCCAGTCGCAGATCAAGTCGGGCAAGCTGCGCGCGCTGGCGGTCTCGGGCGCCGAACGCATCCCCGGCGAGAGCGTGCCGACGCTGAAGGAGCAGGGCGTCGATGTCGAACTCATCAACTGGCGCGCGATCTTCGGCGCGCCCGGCATCACCGAGGCGCAGCAGAAGGAACTGGTCGCCGCGCTCGACAAGGCGGTGGCATCGGCCTCGTGGAAGGAAACGCTCAAGCGTAACGATTGGGCCGACATCTACCTCACCGGCCCGGAATTCAAGAAGTTCCTCGAGGCGGATATCGCCCGCCTGAACAAGCTGGTCACCGACCTCGGCTTGGTCGCGAAGTAA
- a CDS encoding universal stress protein: MLKILVPVDGADNVGPVVDHLLRLRAASGEPDIHLLNVQIPIDSGHARMFVGHDELERYHRDEGLAALEAARRLLDAAGVRYTHHIAVGHVADTIIRYAGEHRFDKIVMGTHGRSGLMLALLGSVAHEVLERSTIPVTLVKPGATG, from the coding sequence ATGCTCAAGATACTGGTACCGGTGGACGGCGCCGACAATGTCGGCCCGGTGGTCGACCACCTGCTCAGGCTGCGCGCCGCGAGCGGCGAACCCGACATCCACCTGCTCAACGTGCAGATCCCGATCGACTCCGGCCACGCGCGAATGTTCGTCGGCCACGACGAGCTCGAGCGCTATCACCGCGACGAGGGGCTGGCGGCGCTGGAGGCCGCCCGCCGCCTGCTCGATGCCGCTGGCGTGCGCTACACCCATCACATCGCGGTTGGCCACGTCGCCGATACCATCATCCGCTACGCCGGCGAGCACCGCTTCGACAAGATCGTCATGGGGACGCACGGGCGCAGCGGGCTGATGCTGGCATTGCTCGGCTCGGTCGCGCACGAGGTGCTGGAGCGCTCCACCATCCCGGTGACGCTGGTCAAACCCGGCGCGACCGGCTGA
- a CDS encoding tripartite tricarboxylate transporter substrate binding protein: protein MLSNIIGAGVGRALRSVLAGFALAAAANTALAADYKILVPAAPGGGYDQLGRAVQAALQGARLAGRVQVNNVPGAGGTIGLAQLINGSTGDGGALMASGKGMVSAVYINASPVSLSNATPIARLTGEFEVLVVPASSPLKSMADLVAAYKANPGAVSWAGGFAGGVDQLTAGMIVQAIGGEAGKFNYVAFGSGGEVLAQVLGGHVTVGLGGYNEFAAQIRAGKLRALAITAAARVKDIDIATLKEQGIDVEFVNWRGLMAAPGISDAQRHALVALVTQMAASEAWKATLAKNGWTDMLMTGDAFTSYVEAEQKTVFKLVNELGLVKK from the coding sequence ATGCTTTCCAACATCATCGGCGCCGGCGTCGGCCGCGCGCTGCGATCCGTGCTGGCCGGCTTCGCCCTGGCGGCCGCGGCCAACACGGCGCTCGCCGCGGACTACAAGATCCTCGTTCCGGCTGCGCCCGGCGGCGGCTACGACCAGCTCGGCCGCGCCGTGCAGGCTGCGCTGCAGGGCGCCAGGCTGGCCGGGCGGGTGCAGGTGAACAACGTTCCCGGCGCCGGCGGCACGATAGGGCTGGCGCAGCTCATCAACGGCAGCACCGGCGACGGCGGCGCGCTGATGGCGAGCGGCAAGGGCATGGTGTCGGCGGTGTATATCAACGCGTCGCCGGTGAGCCTGTCGAACGCCACTCCGATCGCCCGCCTGACCGGCGAATTCGAGGTGCTGGTGGTGCCGGCGTCGTCGCCGCTGAAGTCCATGGCCGACCTGGTGGCGGCCTACAAGGCCAACCCCGGCGCGGTGTCGTGGGCGGGCGGCTTTGCCGGCGGCGTCGATCAGCTCACCGCCGGGATGATCGTGCAGGCCATCGGCGGCGAGGCCGGCAAGTTCAATTACGTCGCCTTCGGCAGCGGCGGCGAGGTGCTGGCCCAGGTGCTCGGCGGCCACGTCACCGTCGGCCTCGGCGGCTACAACGAGTTCGCCGCACAGATCCGGGCCGGCAAGCTGCGCGCCCTGGCCATCACCGCGGCGGCGCGGGTCAAGGACATCGACATCGCGACCCTGAAGGAACAGGGCATCGACGTGGAGTTCGTGAACTGGCGCGGCCTGATGGCGGCGCCAGGGATCAGCGATGCCCAGCGCCATGCGCTGGTGGCCCTGGTGACGCAGATGGCTGCCAGCGAAGCGTGGAAGGCGACGCTCGCCAAGAACGGGTGGACCGACATGCTGATGACCGGCGACGCCTTCACAAGCTACGTCGAAGCCGAACAGAAGACGGTCTTCAAGCTGGTCAACGAGCTCGGGCTGGTGAAGAAATGA
- a CDS encoding universal stress protein, with translation MFKHILVPTDGSPLSDEAVERAIALAQTLGARLTILNATAEAPFPVTNFGEDGHYDPARSSRFAEQAAAHGQRIVEAAVARAQGAGVEAEHVLETSDVPHRAIIRAATERACDLILMASHGRRGLDALLLGSETHKVLTYCRIPVLVCR, from the coding sequence ATGTTCAAGCACATCCTCGTTCCGACCGACGGTTCGCCGCTTTCCGACGAGGCCGTCGAGCGCGCGATCGCACTCGCCCAGACCCTGGGCGCGCGCCTGACCATCCTCAACGCCACCGCCGAGGCACCGTTTCCGGTGACCAACTTCGGCGAGGACGGCCATTACGATCCGGCACGCTCCAGCCGCTTCGCCGAACAGGCAGCGGCACATGGCCAGCGCATCGTCGAAGCCGCCGTCGCCCGCGCCCAGGGTGCCGGCGTCGAAGCCGAGCACGTGCTGGAGACCAGCGACGTGCCGCATCGCGCCATCATCCGCGCCGCCACCGAACGCGCCTGCGACCTGATCCTGATGGCCTCGCACGGCCGTCGCGGCCTCGACGCGCTGCTGCTCGGCAGCGAGACGCACAAGGTGCTGACCTACTGCAGGATTCCGGTGCTGGTCTGCCGCTGA
- a CDS encoding tripartite tricarboxylate transporter substrate-binding protein: MTLKKTVTLLLALATAPQALAADAAGAAVKAPTLTIVVPFTHGGPTDEIARILAEPLGRALQRKVVERNVLGAGGTLGAEKVSKAKPDGTMLLLSNIGHATSATLHPKLRYDPVAGFEPVGLVADVPMTLVGRRDLAAGNVGELLRDVRGGMSYAHAGTGSASHLCGLLLRSASGAPLRAIAYPGTQEALSDLAGGHVDLLCDQPTNTLKAIETGQVRGYAVTGPARLDLLPALPTVREAGLAGVELVVWHGLYAPRGTPPEVIDALAAGLRRALAEPALQARMRQLGAQPASAAQATPAALRERLQSEISRWQPILRDAAAQSE, encoded by the coding sequence ATGACGCTGAAGAAGACGGTGACGCTGCTGCTTGCGCTGGCGACCGCGCCGCAGGCCCTGGCGGCCGACGCCGCCGGTGCCGCGGTTAAGGCGCCGACGCTGACCATCGTGGTGCCCTTCACCCACGGCGGCCCCACCGACGAGATCGCGCGCATCCTGGCCGAGCCGCTCGGCCGGGCGCTGCAACGCAAGGTCGTCGAGCGCAACGTTCTCGGTGCAGGCGGCACGCTCGGCGCCGAGAAGGTCAGCAAGGCCAAGCCCGACGGCACGATGCTGCTGCTGTCCAACATCGGCCACGCGACCAGCGCGACGCTCCATCCCAAGCTGCGTTACGACCCGGTGGCCGGCTTCGAGCCGGTCGGCCTGGTGGCCGATGTGCCGATGACGCTGGTCGGGCGCCGCGACCTCGCCGCCGGCAACGTCGGCGAACTGCTGCGCGACGTCCGCGGCGGCATGAGCTACGCCCACGCCGGCACCGGCTCGGCGTCGCACCTGTGCGGCCTGCTGCTGCGCAGCGCCAGCGGTGCGCCGCTGCGCGCGATCGCCTACCCGGGCACGCAGGAGGCGCTGTCCGATCTCGCCGGCGGCCATGTCGACCTGCTGTGCGACCAGCCGACCAACACCCTGAAGGCGATCGAGACCGGGCAGGTACGGGGCTATGCGGTGACCGGTCCGGCGCGGCTCGACCTGCTGCCGGCGCTGCCGACCGTCCGCGAAGCGGGGCTGGCGGGGGTCGAACTGGTGGTGTGGCACGGCCTGTATGCGCCCAGGGGAACGCCGCCGGAGGTCATCGACGCGCTCGCTGCCGGCCTGCGCCGCGCGCTCGCCGAACCGGCGCTGCAGGCGCGCATGCGCCAGCTCGGTGCGCAGCCGGCCAGCGCCGCGCAGGCGACGCCGGCGGCGCTACGCGAGCGCCTGCAGTCGGAGATCTCGCGCTGGCAGCCCATCCTGCGCGATGCCGCCGCACAAAGCGAATGA